Proteins from one Nicotiana tabacum cultivar K326 chromosome 23, ASM71507v2, whole genome shotgun sequence genomic window:
- the LOC107790809 gene encoding non-specific lipid-transfer protein 1-like — protein MAISRKLVKPLSLLLLYMVLLEAAAPRAEAAITCSTVVNGLIPCLSYVVNGGKVPPTCCKGIKSLYGAVKTTADRRSVCSCLKTATSSVSGINFKNAAALPGKCGVKNIPFKISPKADCSKVK, from the coding sequence ATGGCTATCTCGAGAAAGCTTGTTAAACCTCTTTCTCTGCTGCTCCTTTACATGGTACTATTAGAAGCGGCCGCACCTCGCGCCGAAGCGGCAATCACATGTAGCACGGTGGTCAACGGCCTAATTCCGTGCCTTAGCTACGTAGTGAACGGCGGCAAGGTGCCGCCAACTTGCTGCAAGGGGATTAAATCCCTCTACGGCGCCGTAAAGACCACGGCGGATCGCCGGAGTGTTTGCTCGTGTTTGAAAACCGCTACCTCAAGTGTTAGTggtatcaacttcaagaatgctGCTGCCCTCCCTGGCAAATGTGGCGTCAAAAATATTCCCTTCAAGATTAGCCCTAAAGCTGATTGCTCAAAGGTGAAGTGA